A genomic region of Octopus sinensis linkage group LG2, ASM634580v1, whole genome shotgun sequence contains the following coding sequences:
- the LOC115225112 gene encoding SCAN domain-containing protein 3-like, producing MSKPNKKKTRQYAVEFLKFGFIPDEHDERKPFCLLCNQTMSNESMKAGRLEAHLKVRHPNNSNLDLEYFKSLKEKFKNRTKLTSLFHAKQAPHTRALEASYEISLLIAKHGKNHTIGEQLIKPAISIFLKTVLQKDDGDIRTMPLSNNTVSNRIDEMGQDVESQLIEKLKLHKFSLQMDESTIRDSEALLLTYVRYIDHEEFQEEMLFCESFETTTTANDIYIKIKHYLDANKIPKENLLACAADGAPAMMGKNTGCLKMMKDENPNMLTVHCVIHRENLVAKKLSPVLNKILQSVIKCVNSIKRNSKSERLFKQFCINQSAEHVQLLLHTEVRWLSSGNCLKRFMELFDQINDFLSDKCEMKLLSTTDGKAFVSYLTDIFEKLGNLNKQLQGANMTLIDAKAKIFGFITALELWKKKFSKRNFSELYWLSKCEITNDAGIVIIDHLNILIKDFNDRFCDLKAMNFPSWLTQPLLINVSDATIQYQEELSELQHDESVKTLFKLKGTKMWLYDEVERKYPKISTSARELLIPFPSSYLVECGFSAVDNLLEAKKRTGLRLQNVAIYD from the coding sequence ATGAGCAAACCAAACAAGAAGAAGACTCGTCAATACGCGGTGGAGTTTTTGAAGTTTGGATTCATTCCTGATGAGCATGATGAGCGTAAACCGTTTTGCTTATTATGTAATCAGACGATGAGCAATGAGTCAATGAAGGCAGGTAGGCTGGAAGCGCACTTAAAGGTAAGACATCCTAATAATTCTAATTTAGATTTGGAATACTTcaaatcattgaaagaaaaatttaaaaaccgaACAAAACTCACTTCACTATTTCATGCAAAACAAGCGCCTCATACTCGTGCCCTTGAAGCCAGCTACGAAATCTCCTTGCTTATAGCAAAACATGGAAAGAATCACACTATTGGAGAGCAACTGATTAAACCTGCTATCTCAATATTCTTAAAAACTGTATTACAAAAAGATGATGGAGATATCAGGACTATGCCACTCAGTAATAACACTGTCTCGAACAGAATAGATGAAATGGGGCAAGATGTTGAAAGCCAGCTCATTGAGAAATTAAAATTGCATAAGTTTTCATTACAAATGGACGAATCCACAATCCGGGACAGTGAGGCTCTGTTATTGACTTATGTGAGGTATATTGACCACGAGGAGTTTCAGGAAGAGATGCTGTTCTGCGAATCGTTTGAAACCACCACAACTGCAAatgatatttacatcaaaatcaaacattATTTGGATGCAAACAAAATACCAAAGGAAAACTTACTGGCATGTGCGGCAGACGGTGCACCTGCCATGATGGGGAAGAATACGGGATGCTTAAAAATGATGAAGGATGAAAATCCAAACATGTTGACTGTCCATTGTGTAATACACCGAGAAAACTTGGTTGCCAAGAAATTGTCCCCTGTTCTTAACAAGATTCTTCAAAGTGTGATCAAGTGTGTCAACAGcattaaaagaaattctaaatcTGAACGTCTTTTTAAGCAGTTTTGTATAAATCAAAGTGCCGAACATGTTCAATTATTGCTTCATACAGAAGTAAGATGGCTATCAAGTGGAAACTGCTTAAAGAGGTTCATGGAATTATTTGATCAGATTAACGACTTTCTTAGTgataaatgtgaaatgaaattgctGTCAACAACGGATGGAAAAgcatttgtcagttatttgacagacATATTTGAGAAACTTGGAAACTTGAATAAACAACTTCAAGGTGCAAACATGACACTTATTGATGCAAAAGCAAAGATTTTTGGATTTATTACAGCTCTCGaattatggaaaaagaaattttCCAAAAGAAATTTCAGTGAACTTTACTGGTTGAGTAAATGTGAAATAACGAATGATGCTGGCATTGTAATTATTGatcatttaaatatcttgataAAGGATTTCAATGACAGATTTTGCGATTTAAAGGCAATGAATTTTCCTTCTTGGTTAACTCAACCGCTTCTGATTAACGTTTCTGATGCTACAATCCAATACCAAGAAGAGTTATCAGAATTACAACATGATGAATCAgtgaagactttgtttaaattgaaaggtacAAAGATGTGGCTATATGACGAGGTTGAAAGAAAATATCCTAAAATTTCTACATCAGCGAGAGAGCTACTGATTCCTTTCCCTTCGTCTTATTTGGTCGAATGTGGTTTTAGTGCAGTTGATAATTTGCTCGAAGCCAAGAAGAGAACCGGCTTGAGATTACAAAACGTGGCGATTTACGACTGA